A portion of the Terriglobia bacterium genome contains these proteins:
- a CDS encoding isoprenylcysteine carboxylmethyltransferase family protein, translated as MGLTALLWIIAILFPVSEISLGFWKRADRGSTRSEDRGSLRLLWFVIGVSVGLAIVFQSIGIGRLHGSLTIYRVLALVLLLSGLAIRWSSIVTLGRLFTVDVAIHRDHALVDRGLYKYIRHPSYAGLLMAFLGLGVSFANWLSLGTIVVPITLAVLNRISKEEDALCQALGDSYAAYCARTKRLLPGVL; from the coding sequence ATGGGTTTGACAGCACTTCTTTGGATCATCGCTATACTTTTTCCGGTTTCAGAGATCAGCCTGGGATTCTGGAAGCGGGCCGACCGGGGCTCGACGCGGTCAGAAGACCGGGGCTCGCTGCGCCTTCTCTGGTTTGTCATCGGGGTATCGGTCGGCCTGGCCATCGTTTTCCAGTCGATCGGGATCGGGCGCCTTCATGGATCGCTGACGATTTACCGTGTATTGGCCCTGGTCCTTCTCCTCAGCGGACTGGCGATACGCTGGTCATCGATTGTCACTCTAGGCCGATTATTTACCGTCGATGTCGCCATACACCGTGATCATGCCCTGGTGGATCGTGGTCTCTACAAGTACATCCGGCACCCCTCATACGCGGGATTGCTCATGGCTTTCCTTGGTTTAGGAGTTTCCTTTGCAAACTGGCTTAGCCTAGGTACAATCGTTGTGCCCATCACACTCGCTGTTCTGAATCGCATCTCAAAGGAGGAAGACGCCCTTTGTCAGGCGCTGGGCGATTCATATGCAGCCTATTGCGCCAGGACAAAGCGTCTTCTTCCGGGTGTATTATAA
- a CDS encoding acetaldehyde dehydrogenase (acetylating) yields the protein MLRDADLLAIQEVRDLMARAVEAQKILAEFTQEKVDAIVAAMARAAQEASVSLAQAAHDETGFGNVPDKTIKNQFCCINLYEAIKDMKTVGILRQDREKKIWEVASPLGVVAAIIPSTNPTSTTIFKALISVKARNAAVISPHPSAKRCILETTRILSEAARGAGAPDGILGCLTNPTLEATQELMSHRRTAVILATGGHGLVKAAYSSGRPAFGVGPGNVPAYIEQTANVAKAVRDVINGKTFDYGTLCSSEQSLICDEAIKDAVIEECKRNGAYFLSDDEIAKVSRVVVTEKFTANPMIVGKPAPYIAEQAGFHVPPTTRVLIASLAGVGKKYPLSIEKLSPVLSFYVVKDWREGCERCVEVLNFGGLGHTLALHCNDESIVREFALRKPVFRLVVNTLASIGAVGSTTGLFPSMTLGCGAPGGNITSDNISPMHLINIRRVAFELREYQASAAHRSVASPTTAVVGNPDRELIASVIDRFLASKGAMVMASSGGVAPSSTPNPSAETSSPEKKTFDPPHRIASTDHHPVDFVSEADVRRAVESNEKIAIHGKTIVTPAARDLAEAHDVLIRV from the coding sequence TTGCTTCGCGATGCAGACTTGTTGGCGATCCAGGAGGTTCGTGACCTCATGGCACGTGCCGTAGAGGCGCAGAAGATCCTTGCTGAATTCACCCAGGAGAAGGTGGATGCCATCGTCGCGGCGATGGCCCGTGCCGCCCAGGAGGCCTCGGTATCTCTGGCCCAGGCGGCCCACGACGAAACGGGATTTGGAAATGTGCCCGATAAGACGATCAAGAACCAATTCTGCTGCATCAATCTCTACGAAGCGATCAAAGACATGAAAACGGTGGGGATCCTTCGTCAAGATCGCGAAAAGAAGATCTGGGAGGTGGCCTCTCCGTTGGGGGTCGTCGCCGCCATTATCCCCTCCACCAACCCCACGTCGACAACGATTTTCAAGGCGCTGATCTCAGTAAAGGCACGGAATGCGGCCGTCATCAGCCCTCATCCGTCTGCGAAACGCTGTATCCTCGAAACGACGCGGATCCTCAGCGAGGCGGCCCGGGGGGCGGGCGCCCCCGATGGGATTTTAGGATGCCTGACCAACCCTACCCTCGAAGCCACCCAGGAGTTGATGTCCCATCGCCGCACTGCCGTCATCCTCGCCACGGGAGGTCACGGTTTGGTTAAAGCGGCCTACAGTTCGGGCCGCCCTGCTTTCGGGGTCGGGCCCGGCAACGTTCCGGCCTACATCGAACAAACCGCCAATGTCGCCAAGGCCGTCCGGGATGTCATTAATGGCAAGACCTTTGACTACGGGACACTCTGCTCCTCGGAACAGTCACTGATTTGCGACGAAGCCATCAAGGACGCGGTCATCGAGGAGTGTAAAAGGAATGGCGCCTATTTCTTGAGTGACGATGAAATCGCGAAGGTATCCCGCGTTGTCGTCACCGAGAAATTCACAGCCAATCCGATGATTGTCGGTAAGCCCGCCCCTTACATCGCTGAGCAGGCGGGTTTCCACGTCCCCCCAACGACACGCGTGCTGATCGCTTCTCTTGCGGGTGTGGGGAAGAAGTATCCGCTTTCAATTGAAAAGCTGTCTCCCGTGCTGTCGTTTTATGTGGTTAAAGACTGGCGTGAGGGCTGCGAGCGCTGCGTCGAGGTCCTGAATTTCGGTGGTTTGGGGCATACGCTGGCTTTGCATTGCAATGACGAATCCATCGTCCGCGAATTCGCCTTGCGCAAACCTGTGTTCCGGTTGGTGGTGAATACTCTGGCCTCCATCGGGGCCGTCGGTTCTACGACAGGATTGTTCCCTTCCATGACCCTCGGCTGCGGGGCGCCGGGCGGCAATATCACCTCCGACAACATCTCTCCGATGCATTTGATCAACATCCGGCGCGTCGCCTTTGAGCTGAGGGAATATCAAGCCTCGGCCGCCCACCGAAGCGTGGCATCCCCGACGACGGCCGTAGTCGGAAATCCGGATCGGGAACTTATCGCCTCCGTCATCGACCGATTTCTTGCCAGCAAGGGGGCTATGGTGATGGCATCCTCGGGGGGCGTTGCTCCTTCGTCCACCCCGAATCCCTCAGCGGAGACCTCATCACCAGAAAAAAAAACTTTTGATCCGCCACATCGGATAGCGTCCACTGACCATCATCCCGTCGATTTCGTCAGTGAGGCCGATGTGAGGCGGGCAGTTGAATCCAACGAAAAGATCGCCATCCACGGCAAAACCATCGTCACCCCCGCCGCCCGAGACCTCGCCGAAGCGCACGACGTCCTGATCCGGGTTTAG
- a CDS encoding DUF4115 domain-containing protein, with translation MASFGEHLKQIRELKGLSVEDVSHLSKINPHFIEALEADNFETLPGGVFNRGFIKAYARCCGADERGLLSEYENLLKQKRGPDLQLLPVDKPAPAEGSRSTGRYVPAAIALVVIVVAATLFYLRSNRVKPPERAGAENASVQPSPAVVQNPPSSQASPSEKSAVPAVLPPNPGSEQTPGSGTSPETSSSSASPTASKPEPAASQASRGQPVPAVEEKKQPSASSQPASTGSPDNKPAEDMVVSRGKGPITIQIVAKENTWLSVRRDGTEIYRKIMLSKETLHFTAKEKLEIVCGNAGGVTLTMDGKTLPPLGRSGEVKSVTYARPARP, from the coding sequence ATGGCATCTTTTGGCGAGCATCTTAAACAAATCCGTGAACTAAAGGGACTTTCGGTCGAGGATGTGTCCCACCTATCCAAGATTAACCCTCATTTCATCGAGGCCTTGGAGGCTGATAATTTCGAGACCCTCCCGGGAGGTGTGTTTAACCGGGGATTTATCAAGGCCTATGCCAGGTGTTGCGGCGCGGACGAGCGGGGATTGTTGTCTGAGTACGAAAACCTTTTGAAGCAGAAGCGGGGGCCTGATTTGCAGCTTCTCCCGGTCGATAAGCCTGCTCCCGCAGAAGGTTCGAGGTCGACCGGAAGATATGTCCCCGCGGCGATTGCTCTCGTGGTGATCGTGGTCGCGGCTACCCTTTTCTATCTTCGTTCCAACCGGGTGAAACCTCCTGAGAGGGCAGGGGCCGAGAATGCCAGTGTCCAACCCTCCCCGGCTGTTGTCCAGAATCCACCATCCTCTCAGGCATCCCCGTCGGAGAAATCGGCCGTGCCGGCAGTGCTTCCGCCCAATCCTGGCAGTGAACAAACCCCGGGTTCCGGGACATCTCCCGAAACCTCTTCGTCGTCCGCCTCTCCCACTGCTTCAAAGCCAGAGCCAGCAGCGTCGCAAGCCTCCCGGGGGCAGCCCGTCCCGGCGGTTGAGGAAAAGAAACAGCCATCGGCGTCCTCTCAACCGGCATCCACCGGTTCACCCGACAATAAGCCGGCAGAGGATATGGTCGTGAGCCGGGGGAAGGGTCCGATAACCATCCAAATCGTGGCGAAGGAGAATACCTGGCTGTCGGTTCGCCGGGATGGAACAGAAATCTACCGCAAAATCATGCTCTCCAAGGAAACGTTGCATTTCACTGCAAAAGAGAAGCTCGAAATTGTCTGCGGAAACGCCGGGGGCGTGACCCTTACGATGGACGGCAAGACCCTGCCACCGCTGGGACGTTCGGGCGAGGTGAAATCAGTTACATACGCGCGGCCTGCTCGTCCCTAG
- a CDS encoding DUF3788 domain-containing protein, with amino-acid sequence MALSAFDDKSKLPQEDQLRTTLGKAFVHWNELKKRIGARFSPLSVDWGFSSKKSGWGLRLRQEMRTVLYMTPCKGYFLASFALGERAVEASHHNDLPVSVLKVIDSATKYAEGRGVRLKVRSAEDVRNIEKLSVIKMAN; translated from the coding sequence ATGGCATTGAGCGCATTTGACGACAAGTCCAAACTGCCCCAAGAGGATCAACTCAGGACAACACTCGGAAAGGCGTTTGTCCATTGGAATGAATTGAAGAAACGCATCGGAGCTCGATTTTCCCCGCTCTCAGTTGACTGGGGATTCTCGAGCAAGAAATCGGGATGGGGGCTCCGGCTCCGGCAAGAGATGAGAACTGTGCTCTACATGACACCCTGCAAGGGGTACTTCCTGGCCTCCTTCGCCCTGGGTGAAAGGGCCGTGGAGGCCTCGCATCACAATGATTTGCCTGTCTCTGTTCTGAAGGTCATTGACAGCGCAACGAAGTATGCGGAGGGCAGGGGAGTGCGGCTTAAAGTGAGAAGTGCGGAGGATGTTCGTAACATTGAAAAGCTTTCCGTCATCAAAATGGCGAATTGA
- a CDS encoding helix-turn-helix domain-containing protein, whose protein sequence is MTNVVPLYHEYRPCAALRPYVQCFWTRVSGGPHFSAPDVHRVLPDGCIDIVFNFGEPWIEGSGSGPRAHPGRSYVVGTMTRSLLVERVNRTQFLGVRFQPGKARAFLDLIAAEVTDRNTGLENMWGNEARRLEERLAELPSIQDRLALLEGELQRRLRPRAVEDFRVHSAVDLILRSQGSIPVEEVSASVGISRQHLARRFEEHVGIRPKLFARVIRFKNLIERARQPKSLEWATAALELGYYDQPHMIADFREFTGLTPAAFHPDS, encoded by the coding sequence ATGACGAATGTCGTCCCCCTTTATCACGAATATCGACCCTGCGCGGCCCTGCGGCCTTACGTCCAATGCTTTTGGACACGGGTCTCTGGCGGTCCGCATTTCTCTGCACCCGACGTCCATCGCGTCCTTCCGGATGGGTGTATCGACATCGTGTTCAATTTCGGAGAACCCTGGATCGAGGGGAGTGGTTCTGGCCCCCGCGCGCATCCTGGACGCAGCTACGTGGTGGGGACGATGACACGCTCCCTGCTCGTCGAGCGCGTCAATCGCACTCAGTTTCTCGGCGTCCGGTTCCAGCCCGGCAAAGCGCGCGCCTTTCTGGATTTGATCGCCGCCGAGGTCACCGACCGGAATACCGGGCTCGAGAATATGTGGGGAAATGAGGCCCGGCGGCTCGAAGAAAGATTGGCCGAACTCCCCTCCATTCAGGACCGGCTTGCCTTGCTTGAGGGGGAGCTGCAGCGCCGTTTGCGACCCCGGGCCGTCGAAGACTTCCGGGTTCATTCGGCCGTCGATCTCATTCTCCGTTCACAGGGTTCGATTCCTGTTGAGGAGGTCAGCGCCTCGGTCGGCATCAGCCGCCAACACCTCGCTCGCAGGTTTGAAGAGCATGTGGGCATCCGCCCCAAACTCTTTGCCCGCGTGATTCGATTTAAGAACCTCATCGAACGCGCCCGTCAGCCGAAGTCGTTGGAGTGGGCCACGGCCGCTTTGGAGCTGGGCTATTATGACCAGCCCCACATGATTGCCGACTTCCGGGAATTCACCGGCCTTACCCCCGCCGCCTTTCATCCGGATTCTTAA
- a CDS encoding BMC domain-containing protein, with translation MDALGMIETKGLVGAIEASDAMVKCANVILVGKQYIGAGYVTVFVRGDVGAVKAATDAGAAAARRIGELISVHVIPRLHEEAEKLIPSGGKETNPKKAK, from the coding sequence ATGGATGCACTCGGCATGATCGAAACCAAAGGCCTGGTCGGAGCGATTGAAGCCTCCGATGCCATGGTCAAATGTGCCAACGTCATCCTCGTTGGCAAACAATATATCGGGGCCGGATACGTGACTGTTTTCGTGCGGGGCGATGTGGGCGCGGTGAAAGCGGCCACGGACGCCGGAGCAGCGGCCGCGCGGCGGATCGGCGAACTGATCAGCGTGCATGTGATCCCTCGACTTCACGAGGAGGCGGAAAAACTGATCCCGTCTGGCGGCAAAGAGACAAATCCGAAGAAGGCCAAGTAA
- a CDS encoding alpha/beta hydrolase, whose protein sequence is MSQDVRAGDIAKKKVIYRIPGMDAVTIRRDVVYRAAEAGVLTMDIYSPPDGTNAARTPAVVFVSGYSDLGFQKMLGCKLKEMGSYISWAQLAAASGLVAITYTTREPVADAQSLLQYIQQNAASLRINEDRIGLWACSGNVPMALSLLMQDAGHSLKCAVLCYGLTLDLEGFAGVSEAARRFGFVNPCMGKSVDDLPHDTPLFLVRAGQDESPHLNETMDLFLARALVRNLPLTFVNHPQAPHAFDLVDDSETSREIIRQILAFMRFHLLA, encoded by the coding sequence ATGAGTCAGGACGTTCGAGCAGGTGACATAGCGAAGAAGAAGGTGATTTACCGGATACCCGGCATGGACGCCGTGACCATTCGACGGGACGTGGTATATCGAGCCGCTGAGGCGGGCGTACTCACAATGGATATCTATTCTCCACCGGATGGGACAAATGCGGCCCGGACGCCGGCTGTCGTCTTTGTGTCCGGATATTCTGATCTGGGATTTCAGAAGATGCTGGGCTGCAAACTCAAAGAGATGGGATCGTACATCTCCTGGGCACAACTGGCGGCTGCCTCGGGGTTGGTGGCCATCACCTACACGACTAGAGAGCCCGTAGCAGATGCCCAGTCGTTGCTTCAATATATTCAGCAGAATGCCGCATCGTTGAGAATCAACGAAGACAGGATCGGCTTGTGGGCATGTTCTGGTAATGTTCCGATGGCACTGTCGCTTCTAATGCAGGATGCCGGGCACTCCCTGAAATGCGCCGTGTTGTGCTATGGGCTCACCCTCGACCTCGAAGGGTTTGCCGGCGTATCGGAGGCGGCCAGAAGATTTGGATTCGTCAACCCGTGCATGGGGAAATCAGTTGATGACCTTCCACACGATACGCCTCTGTTCCTGGTGAGAGCAGGCCAGGACGAATCTCCTCACCTGAACGAAACGATGGACCTTTTTTTGGCAAGGGCGTTGGTTCGCAATCTGCCCCTCACCTTCGTGAATCATCCCCAAGCTCCCCATGCCTTCGACTTGGTGGATGACAGCGAAACATCGCGCGAGATCATCAGACAAATACTGGCGTTTATGCGGTTCCATCTCCTGGCATGA
- a CDS encoding LysE family transporter, giving the protein MTFHFMLKGMAIGFSIAAPVGPIGVLCIRRSLAEGRLIGLATGLGAATADAAYGAIAGFGLTAISSFLVGQRVWLGLLGGFFLCYLGVRTFTSKPEGQAVEARGSGIVSAYGSTLFLTLTNPMTILSFVAVFAGFGLGASPDYFAAGALVAGVFIGSAFWWLMLSSGVALFQTRVSSGWMQIVNRVSGGVIFIFGLYSLSTAFFK; this is encoded by the coding sequence ATGACGTTCCATTTCATGCTCAAAGGAATGGCCATCGGGTTCTCTATCGCGGCGCCCGTGGGTCCGATTGGTGTGCTCTGCATCCGGCGCTCTTTGGCCGAAGGTCGTTTGATTGGGTTGGCCACGGGTTTGGGCGCAGCGACTGCCGACGCGGCCTACGGCGCAATTGCAGGTTTCGGTCTCACTGCAATTTCGAGCTTTCTTGTCGGCCAAAGGGTGTGGCTGGGGCTTTTGGGCGGCTTCTTCCTCTGCTACCTCGGCGTTCGTACTTTCACCAGTAAGCCGGAGGGACAGGCTGTGGAGGCTCGCGGGAGCGGGATAGTTTCAGCATACGGTTCCACGCTGTTCCTCACGCTCACCAACCCGATGACCATTCTGTCGTTCGTGGCCGTGTTTGCCGGTTTCGGGTTGGGAGCATCCCCCGATTACTTCGCTGCGGGGGCGTTGGTTGCCGGGGTGTTCATCGGGTCGGCTTTTTGGTGGCTGATGTTGAGCAGCGGTGTCGCCCTGTTTCAGACACGAGTCAGTTCCGGCTGGATGCAGATCGTGAATCGAGTATCAGGGGGTGTCATCTTCATTTTCGGGCTTTACTCACTTTCGACTGCGTTCTTCAAGTGA
- a CDS encoding DUF1697 domain-containing protein — MPRYIAFLGAVNVGGHTVQMDQLGRLFERVQSSEAQ; from the coding sequence ATGCCGCGATATATTGCATTCCTTGGAGCGGTTAATGTCGGCGGTCACACCGTCCAGATGGACCAACTGGGCCGACTCTTCGAGCGGGTCCAATCTTCGGAGGCACAGTGA
- a CDS encoding VOC family protein: MNRLGIRLALFAVLMALLTWNASAQPINANCQEGIHVKIVRSTPIMIVDHIEPSLDFWMKRLGYQKTAEVPHGNELGFILLEKDGNQVMMQTRKSIADDSPATLEHAAEHTVVQYIDVDSLDEVLKCLEGMKLLMGPRETFYGAREILLRDPAGYVIMFAEQKKK; encoded by the coding sequence GTGAATCGACTGGGAATTCGTCTTGCCCTGTTCGCCGTTCTCATGGCCCTGCTCACATGGAATGCCTCGGCCCAACCCATCAACGCAAACTGCCAGGAGGGAATACACGTGAAAATTGTTCGTTCAACGCCGATTATGATTGTCGACCACATTGAACCCAGCCTCGATTTCTGGATGAAACGGCTTGGCTATCAGAAAACCGCCGAAGTGCCGCACGGCAACGAGTTGGGTTTCATCCTGCTTGAAAAAGACGGCAACCAGGTGATGATGCAGACCCGGAAGAGCATCGCTGATGACTCGCCGGCAACCCTGGAGCATGCGGCCGAACACACCGTCGTGCAATACATCGACGTCGACTCGCTGGACGAGGTGCTCAAGTGTCTCGAGGGGATGAAGCTGCTCATGGGACCCCGCGAAACCTTCTATGGCGCGCGGGAAATCCTTCTTCGCGATCCGGCCGGTTACGTGATCATGTTCGCCGAACAAAAGAAAAAGTAG
- a CDS encoding isoprenylcysteine carboxylmethyltransferase family protein, whose translation MTRGSYYILAVMTRVLTDVPLLLMFCFIHFGMRGHGDAGDALSNAVLFAAFAGIHSLLAREGPKKILSRVVGEAFIRIAYVILSGVTLALLLLFWRPVTGELWHARGPVSWFLTGVYFASILGLFYVASCFDYLEFLGLRQIERSIAGRPKSPPALSVKGPYGYCRHPMYFALLAVFWIGPVMTFGHLEFAFLGTLYLLIGVRFEEGNLRRELGADYGLYCAHVPMLIPRLTAWQGPPAVP comes from the coding sequence ATGACTCGAGGGAGTTATTACATCCTGGCTGTGATGACGCGGGTGTTGACTGACGTACCTTTGCTGTTGATGTTCTGTTTCATCCATTTTGGAATGCGCGGTCATGGCGATGCAGGGGATGCCTTGTCGAACGCCGTTCTCTTTGCCGCCTTCGCCGGCATACATAGCCTTCTCGCCAGGGAGGGCCCCAAGAAGATCCTCTCACGGGTCGTGGGAGAGGCATTCATCCGGATCGCCTACGTTATTCTTAGTGGGGTAACGCTCGCCCTGCTGCTCCTCTTCTGGCGTCCTGTGACGGGAGAACTTTGGCATGCCAGGGGCCCGGTCTCCTGGTTTTTGACGGGGGTCTACTTCGCCTCAATCCTTGGACTGTTCTACGTCGCTTCATGCTTTGATTACCTTGAATTCCTGGGGTTACGGCAGATTGAGAGATCGATCGCCGGAAGACCCAAGAGCCCTCCAGCGTTGTCGGTGAAAGGGCCTTATGGTTACTGTCGACACCCGATGTACTTCGCCTTGCTCGCCGTTTTTTGGATCGGACCCGTGATGACCTTCGGACACCTGGAATTTGCATTTCTCGGAACTCTGTATCTCCTCATTGGGGTCAGGTTCGAAGAAGGAAACCTCCGCCGGGAGCTCGGAGCGGATTATGGCCTTTATTGCGCTCATGTGCCCATGCTGATACCCCGCTTGACAGCTTGGCAGGGGCCGCCAGCGGTCCCATGA
- a CDS encoding acyl-CoA desaturase: MIQKADIGAIVKDVTIQELDTGRNLKFGKDNSFQMEIRDRVEEYFRSTGRRQRDCPQMYLKTAILLAGFAGLYILLVVVARTWWQALPLAFLLGLSTAAIGFNVQHDGGHQAYSNFPWVNKVMAMTLDLVGASSYLWHWKHGVFHHTYVNITGEDPDIDLGIVGRQTPYQRSFGFHRWQHIYLWPLYGFMAIKWHLYDDFRDVITGRIGDHRIPRPRGRDLVIFLLGKITFFTLVFVIPVLFHPMWVVLLYYGATSVLLGIVLSVVFQLAHTVEQAEFPLPGGGTGSIENAWAVHQVETTVDFSRHSRMAAWLLGGLNFQIEHHLFPRICHVNYPAISRLVEETCHKFGLKYNENKSFWAGVASHFRWLRQVGIAQDGTTR, translated from the coding sequence ATGATACAGAAGGCTGATATTGGAGCCATTGTTAAGGACGTCACGATTCAAGAGCTGGACACCGGCCGGAATCTGAAATTCGGCAAGGACAATAGTTTTCAGATGGAGATTCGAGATCGCGTCGAGGAATACTTCAGGAGCACGGGCCGGCGGCAACGCGATTGCCCACAGATGTACTTGAAGACGGCCATTCTGCTGGCAGGTTTCGCTGGCCTTTATATCCTGCTGGTGGTTGTGGCTCGGACGTGGTGGCAGGCTCTGCCGCTGGCATTCCTTCTCGGGTTATCCACGGCCGCCATCGGATTTAACGTTCAACACGATGGAGGGCATCAGGCCTATTCGAACTTTCCATGGGTCAACAAGGTCATGGCGATGACGTTAGACCTGGTTGGGGCCAGTTCCTATTTGTGGCACTGGAAACACGGGGTGTTCCATCATACCTATGTCAATATTACGGGAGAGGACCCCGACATCGACCTCGGCATCGTGGGTCGACAGACGCCTTATCAAAGGAGCTTCGGGTTTCATCGGTGGCAACACATTTATCTTTGGCCGCTCTACGGGTTCATGGCAATCAAATGGCATCTTTATGACGATTTCCGGGATGTCATTACCGGTCGAATCGGCGATCATCGGATTCCGCGGCCCCGGGGAAGGGATCTGGTGATCTTCCTCCTCGGGAAGATTACGTTTTTCACGTTGGTATTCGTCATTCCCGTTTTGTTCCACCCGATGTGGGTCGTACTGTTGTATTACGGAGCGACCTCGGTGCTTTTGGGGATAGTCCTGAGTGTAGTGTTCCAATTGGCGCATACCGTAGAGCAGGCTGAATTCCCTCTGCCCGGGGGAGGCACCGGGAGCATTGAGAATGCTTGGGCCGTCCATCAGGTTGAGACCACCGTCGATTTCAGCCGTCACAGCCGCATGGCGGCTTGGCTGCTTGGGGGGCTGAATTTTCAAATTGAACACCATTTGTTTCCCCGGATCTGCCATGTCAATTATCCCGCCATCTCCAGGCTGGTCGAGGAAACGTGTCACAAATTTGGGTTGAAATACAACGAAAACAAATCTTTTTGGGCGGGCGTGGCATCGCATTTTCGGTGGTTGCGTCAGGTGGGGATTGCACAGGATGGGACGACGAGATAA
- a CDS encoding VWA domain-containing protein, whose protein sequence is MIRTLRWGVFLALLVCSFHTTPAQTPATIELVAYNKENQTVKDLSTSDIELRVDGRMVTLDSLKWETKRPPRMILLVDTSYTAMNNRTLMKDLVTAFIDIKPPQLEMAIATINVSQQFLSSYQRSPDELVSTLQQIKFGGIAPLSQDILASLSQFDSKTSGTSKEIRKVLVAFSDGTDDSPSNLWGEVQRTLVSRGYAFYAINHIKALKTIFDFKYLDKELIRLTEETGGRAFRLNGLEDVGRVAREIYDRETNTYLATLNSDAKVSSADLNRFKIKSRRKDVRIDVVAVH, encoded by the coding sequence ATGATCAGAACCTTGCGATGGGGCGTATTCCTGGCGCTGCTCGTTTGCTCGTTTCACACTACTCCGGCGCAGACGCCCGCGACCATCGAACTTGTCGCCTACAATAAAGAGAATCAGACTGTCAAAGACCTCAGCACCAGTGATATTGAATTGAGGGTCGATGGGCGTATGGTCACCTTGGATTCCCTCAAGTGGGAAACCAAACGGCCTCCGCGGATGATTCTTCTGGTCGATACCAGCTACACCGCCATGAATAACCGAACCCTGATGAAGGATCTGGTGACGGCCTTCATCGATATCAAGCCGCCCCAACTCGAAATGGCCATCGCCACCATCAACGTGAGCCAGCAGTTCCTGAGTTCTTACCAGAGATCTCCCGACGAACTCGTCAGTACCCTTCAACAAATCAAGTTTGGAGGCATCGCCCCCCTGTCACAAGATATCCTGGCCTCCCTCTCACAGTTCGATTCAAAAACGTCTGGAACGTCGAAAGAAATCCGGAAGGTGCTCGTCGCTTTTTCCGATGGAACGGACGACTCGCCCTCCAACCTGTGGGGCGAGGTCCAGAGAACTCTGGTCAGTCGTGGTTATGCATTCTATGCAATCAATCATATCAAGGCGCTGAAAACCATATTTGATTTTAAGTATCTGGACAAGGAACTGATTCGCCTGACAGAGGAGACCGGAGGGCGGGCATTCCGCCTGAATGGATTGGAAGATGTTGGACGGGTCGCCCGGGAAATATACGATCGCGAAACCAATACTTATCTGGCAACCCTCAACAGTGATGCCAAGGTTTCATCGGCGGATCTGAATCGATTCAAAATCAAATCTCGACGGAAGGATGTTCGTATCGATGTGGTGGCGGTGCATTGA
- a CDS encoding ester cyclase codes for MTVEDNKRVVRRFIEEVINTGKVDALEDFVSSACRESNDPTGKAVGLDSMRAHVLGVRQTYPDLILTVEQQIAEGDWVATRITARGTHRGVWLGIAPTGKAVTITGVNLDRVMNGRIVEHGGAANMLEALLAIGAVKIVGSTADEIA; via the coding sequence GTGACCGTCGAAGACAACAAGCGGGTCGTCCGCCGGTTCATTGAGGAAGTCATCAACACCGGAAAGGTCGACGCCCTTGAAGATTTTGTCTCGTCCGCTTGCCGCGAATCGAACGACCCGACAGGCAAAGCGGTGGGGTTGGATTCGATGCGCGCTCACGTGCTCGGCGTGCGGCAGACCTACCCCGACCTGATTCTCACCGTGGAGCAACAAATTGCCGAGGGGGATTGGGTTGCGACGCGGATCACCGCCCGGGGAACGCATCGGGGAGTCTGGCTGGGGATAGCTCCGACCGGCAAGGCGGTGACGATCACCGGGGTCAACCTCGATCGGGTCATGAATGGACGCATCGTGGAGCATGGCGGTGCTGCCAATATGTTGGAGGCGTTACTCGCCATCGGGGCGGTCAAGATCGTGGGCAGCACTGCAGATGAGATCGCCTGA